A single window of Inmirania thermothiophila DNA harbors:
- the mlaD gene encoding outer membrane lipid asymmetry maintenance protein MlaD, whose translation MDRTRATEIAVGVFVALGLAALFMLAVRVSNLSALGDGEGYTLLARFDNIGGLKPRAPVTMAGVRIGRVEAIDFDQETYQAVVRMRIRRSYDRIPKDTSASILTAGLLGEQYVGLEPGGAETYLRDGDEIRLTQSALVLERIIGQVLFNKAQEGGGP comes from the coding sequence GTGGATCGAACGAGAGCGACCGAGATCGCGGTGGGCGTCTTCGTGGCCCTGGGGCTTGCGGCCCTGTTCATGCTCGCCGTGCGGGTGAGCAACCTCAGCGCCCTCGGCGACGGCGAGGGCTACACGCTGCTTGCCCGCTTCGACAACATCGGCGGCCTCAAGCCGCGGGCGCCGGTGACCATGGCGGGCGTGCGCATCGGCCGCGTGGAGGCCATCGACTTCGACCAGGAGACCTACCAGGCGGTGGTGCGGATGCGCATCCGCCGCAGCTACGATCGCATCCCGAAGGACACCAGCGCCAGCATCCTCACCGCGGGGCTGCTGGGCGAGCAGTACGTGGGCCTGGAGCCGGGCGGGGCGGAGACCTACCTGCGCGACGGCGACGAGATCCGGCTCACCCAGTCGGCGCTGGTGCTGGAGCGCATCATCGGGCAGGTGCTGTTCAACAAGGCCCAGGAGGGAGGCGGACCATGA
- a CDS encoding TolC family protein, with protein sequence MRARRWMLALMLGPLAAAAQPVDFDVAVRRALEQDPRLAERRHLVEAARALLQEALGNGATRIEATAFLGLAPDVEGGPFEGGSFTCTSPCRLRDDGPLPDGVTPWLNLRLAIIKPLATFGKIERYAEAAQANVDVRRGDVRLEQGRIVTQVAHAYYGFLAARDTRRLLEQVGRLAEDAEVTVEKRLEEGASGVRQSDLYAVRNGKALIERFLAEARGLEAVAAEGLRVLAGLEGEVEVADRGLRPLPLPEGDLATLQRRALERRPEMAQLEAGLRARRALVEAARAERRPNLFAGLIGTLSVSGREDLENPFIVDPFNSAGLTPVVGVQWSWATGVQPARVARARAELDALVEKGAFARRGIPFQVAEAYHRARSLREAVAALERASRAGRRWMLGTFADFEAGLETSDRLVEAFKGYVLSHADYLATLHQYNLQVVALRQATGDLP encoded by the coding sequence ATGAGAGCCAGGCGATGGATGCTCGCGCTGATGCTGGGGCCGCTCGCCGCGGCGGCGCAGCCGGTGGACTTCGACGTCGCCGTGCGCCGGGCCCTGGAGCAGGACCCGCGGCTTGCCGAGCGGCGCCACCTGGTGGAGGCGGCGCGGGCGCTGCTGCAGGAGGCCCTGGGCAACGGCGCTACGCGGATCGAGGCCACCGCCTTCCTCGGTCTGGCGCCGGATGTGGAGGGCGGGCCCTTCGAGGGGGGCAGCTTCACCTGCACCTCGCCCTGCCGGCTGCGTGACGACGGGCCGCTGCCGGATGGGGTCACGCCCTGGCTCAACCTGCGCCTGGCGATCATCAAGCCCCTCGCCACCTTCGGCAAGATCGAGCGCTACGCCGAGGCCGCGCAGGCCAACGTCGACGTGCGCCGCGGCGACGTGCGCCTGGAGCAGGGGCGGATCGTCACCCAGGTGGCACACGCCTACTACGGCTTCCTCGCCGCCCGCGACACCCGGCGCCTGCTGGAGCAGGTCGGGCGGCTGGCGGAGGATGCCGAGGTCACGGTGGAGAAGCGCCTCGAGGAGGGCGCCTCCGGGGTGCGCCAGTCCGACCTCTATGCGGTGCGCAACGGCAAGGCGCTCATCGAGCGCTTCCTCGCCGAGGCGCGGGGTCTCGAGGCGGTGGCGGCCGAGGGCCTGCGGGTGCTTGCGGGGCTCGAGGGCGAGGTGGAGGTGGCCGATCGGGGCCTGCGCCCGCTGCCCCTGCCGGAGGGGGATCTGGCCACGCTGCAGCGGCGGGCCCTGGAGCGGCGCCCGGAGATGGCCCAGCTGGAGGCCGGGCTGCGGGCGCGGCGGGCGCTGGTGGAGGCGGCGCGGGCCGAGCGGAGGCCCAACCTGTTCGCCGGCCTCATCGGCACCCTCTCGGTGTCGGGGCGCGAGGACCTGGAGAACCCGTTCATCGTCGACCCCTTCAACAGCGCCGGCCTCACCCCGGTGGTGGGGGTGCAGTGGTCCTGGGCCACGGGGGTGCAGCCGGCCCGGGTCGCGCGGGCCCGGGCCGAGCTCGACGCCCTCGTGGAGAAGGGGGCCTTCGCCCGCCGCGGGATCCCGTTCCAGGTGGCCGAGGCCTACCACCGCGCCCGCTCCCTGCGCGAGGCGGTGGCGGCGCTCGAGCGCGCAAGCCGTGCCGGCCGGCGCTGGATGCTCGGCACCTTCGCCGACTTCGAGGCCGGGCTCGAGACCTCGGATCGGCTGGTGGAGGCGTTCAAGGGCTACGTGCTGAGCCATGCCGACTATCTCGCCACCCTGCACCAGTACAACCTGCAGGTGGTGGCGCTGCGGCAGGCGACGGGGGATCTGCCATGA
- a CDS encoding MlaC/ttg2D family ABC transporter substrate-binding protein, with protein MTRRWLLGVLMVLWAAAPAVPAAPDPDEARALVERTTRQVLDAVRARRAELEKDPARVYDIIERFVLPHFDFQRMSQHVLGVHWRRATPEQRRRFVRAFERLLVRTYGSAVGKYRDERIVFAPVKARPGADDVVVHAEVEQPGGFPIGLDYRLYYGAEGWKVYDIVVDGLSLLTNYRTSFRDEIRRAGLEALIVRLEEQASSGG; from the coding sequence ATGACGAGACGATGGCTGCTGGGTGTGCTGATGGTCCTGTGGGCGGCGGCGCCGGCGGTGCCGGCGGCGCCGGATCCGGACGAGGCGCGGGCGCTGGTGGAACGCACCACCCGCCAGGTGCTGGACGCGGTGCGGGCCCGCCGCGCCGAGCTCGAGAAGGACCCGGCGCGGGTCTACGACATCATCGAGCGCTTCGTCCTGCCGCACTTCGACTTCCAGCGCATGTCGCAGCACGTGCTGGGGGTGCACTGGCGGCGGGCGACCCCGGAGCAGCGCCGCCGCTTCGTGCGCGCCTTCGAGCGGTTGCTGGTGCGGACCTACGGCTCGGCGGTGGGCAAGTACCGCGACGAGCGCATCGTCTTCGCCCCGGTGAAGGCAAGGCCCGGGGCGGACGACGTCGTGGTCCATGCCGAGGTGGAGCAGCCGGGGGGCTTCCCCATCGGCCTCGACTACCGTCTCTACTACGGCGCCGAGGGCTGGAAGGTCTACGACATCGTGGTGGACGGCTTGAGCCTGCTGACCAACTACCGCACCAGCTTCCGCGACGAGATCCGGCGTGCCGGGCTCGAGGCGCTGATCGTCCGGCTCGAGGAGCAGGCGTCCTCCGGTGGCTGA
- a CDS encoding STAS domain-containing protein: protein MAELRLEAAGPGRVRLAGALTHETVPALLERGLPAAGEGLTVDLAGLDRVDSAGLALLIEWLRRARGTLRYEGAPQPLRALARVGGVAGLLGLAGP, encoded by the coding sequence GTGGCTGAGCTGCGTCTGGAGGCGGCGGGGCCCGGGCGGGTGCGGCTCGCCGGGGCGCTCACCCACGAGACGGTGCCGGCCCTGCTGGAGCGGGGGCTGCCGGCGGCGGGGGAGGGGCTGACGGTGGACCTCGCCGGGCTCGACCGCGTCGACAGCGCCGGGCTCGCCCTGCTCATCGAGTGGCTGCGCCGGGCGCGGGGGACGCTGCGCTACGAGGGGGCGCCGCAGCCGCTGCGGGCGCTCGCCCGCGTCGGCGGCGTGGCGGGGCTGCTGGGGCTCGCGGGGCCGTGA
- a CDS encoding ABC transporter ATP-binding protein yields the protein MNEAVRVEGLRKRYGALEALRGIDLAIGRGEFFGLLGPNGAGKSTLIHVMAGLARPTQGRVAVLGHDVVRDYRRARRCLGVVPQELVYDPFFTVREILEIQSGYFGLGRANRPWIEELIETLSLADKADTNVQALSGGMKRRVLIALALVHRPPVVVLDEPTAGVDVELRQALWQFVRRLHGDGHTIVLTTHYLEEAEALCERIAILDRGQLKALDRKEALLARYPYRLLCLTVDGDPARLPPAVAALVVAREGSRLTLRLNRLDHRVGDVLEALRAAGLRVADLGTREPSLEEVFLELVGREAA from the coding sequence GTGAACGAGGCGGTCCGCGTCGAGGGGCTGCGCAAGCGCTACGGCGCGCTGGAGGCGCTGCGCGGCATCGACCTCGCCATCGGCCGGGGCGAGTTCTTCGGCCTCCTGGGGCCCAACGGCGCGGGCAAGTCGACGCTGATCCACGTCATGGCGGGGCTCGCCCGGCCCACCCAGGGGCGCGTCGCGGTCCTCGGCCACGACGTCGTGCGCGACTACCGGCGGGCCCGGCGCTGCCTCGGGGTGGTGCCGCAGGAGCTGGTCTACGACCCCTTCTTTACGGTGCGCGAGATCCTCGAGATCCAGTCCGGCTACTTCGGGCTGGGGCGCGCCAACCGCCCCTGGATCGAGGAGCTGATCGAGACCCTGAGCCTCGCCGACAAGGCCGACACCAACGTCCAGGCGCTCTCCGGCGGGATGAAGCGGCGGGTGCTCATCGCGCTCGCGCTGGTGCACCGCCCGCCGGTGGTGGTGCTGGACGAGCCCACGGCGGGGGTGGACGTGGAGCTGCGGCAGGCGCTGTGGCAGTTCGTGCGCCGCCTCCACGGCGACGGCCACACCATCGTGCTCACCACCCACTACCTGGAGGAGGCGGAGGCGCTGTGCGAGCGCATCGCCATCCTCGACCGCGGACAGCTCAAGGCCCTGGACCGCAAGGAGGCGCTGCTGGCGCGCTACCCGTACCGGCTGCTGTGCCTGACCGTGGACGGCGATCCCGCGCGGCTGCCGCCGGCGGTGGCGGCGCTGGTGGTGGCGCGCGAAGGCAGCCGCCTGACCCTGCGCCTCAATCGGCTCGACCACCGCGTCGGCGACGTCCTCGAGGCGCTGCGCGCGGCGGGGCTGCGGGTGGCGGACCTCGGCACGCGCGAGCCGAGCCTGGAGGAGGTCTTCCTCGAGCTCGTGGGGAGGGAGGCGGCGTGA
- a CDS encoding ABC transporter permease, whose product MKAAPWLGFWTLCRKEILRYLKVTVQTLLTPVVTALLYLAVFAQVLAEQPEVYPGVGYVAFLVPGLAMMTVIQNAFANSSSSLIQSKMVGSLVFVLVAPISAAEFYLAFVLAAVTRGLLVGAGVLLATAWFVDLPLAHAGWALAFVVLAGAALGGLGVIAGVVSDKFEQLAAFQNFVVLPLSFLSGVFYSIHALPPLWAELSRFNPFFYMIDGFRYGFFGVSDVAPATSLAVVAAAAVTVAAVAVVMLARGYKIRL is encoded by the coding sequence GTGAAGGCGGCGCCCTGGCTCGGGTTCTGGACCTTGTGCCGCAAGGAGATCCTGCGCTACCTCAAGGTCACGGTGCAGACGCTCCTGACGCCGGTGGTGACGGCGCTGCTGTACCTGGCGGTGTTCGCCCAGGTGCTCGCCGAGCAGCCGGAGGTCTACCCGGGCGTGGGCTATGTCGCCTTCCTGGTGCCGGGGCTGGCGATGATGACGGTGATCCAGAACGCCTTCGCCAACAGCTCCTCGAGCCTGATCCAGTCGAAGATGGTGGGCAGCCTCGTCTTCGTGCTCGTGGCCCCCATCTCGGCGGCGGAGTTCTACCTCGCCTTCGTGCTCGCCGCGGTGACCCGCGGCCTCCTCGTGGGGGCGGGGGTGCTCCTGGCGACGGCCTGGTTCGTCGACCTGCCGCTGGCCCACGCCGGCTGGGCGCTGGCCTTCGTGGTCCTGGCGGGGGCGGCCCTCGGGGGGCTGGGGGTGATCGCGGGGGTGGTCTCGGACAAGTTCGAGCAGCTGGCGGCGTTCCAGAACTTCGTGGTGCTGCCGCTCTCGTTCCTGAGCGGGGTGTTCTACTCCATCCACGCCCTGCCGCCGCTGTGGGCGGAGCTGTCCCGCTTCAACCCGTTCTTCTATATGATAGACGGCTTTCGCTACGGCTTCTTCGGCGTCTCCGACGTCGCGCCCGCGACCAGCCTCGCGGTGGTCGCGGCGGCGGCGGTGACGGTGGCGGCGGTCGCGGTGGTGATGCTTGCGCGCGGCTACAAGATCCGGCTCTGA
- a CDS encoding BolA family protein: protein MDAETIRGLIEAGLPGARAYVRGDDGTHFEAVVVSEAFEGKGLLEQHRLVYATLGDRMREEIHALALKTYTPGQWEAAGCPRP, encoded by the coding sequence ATGGACGCGGAGACGATCCGGGGCCTGATCGAGGCGGGGCTGCCCGGGGCGCGGGCCTACGTCCGCGGCGACGACGGCACCCACTTCGAGGCCGTGGTGGTGAGCGAGGCCTTCGAGGGCAAGGGGCTGCTGGAGCAGCACCGCCTGGTGTACGCCACGCTCGGCGATCGCATGCGCGAGGAGATCCACGCCCTCGCCCTCAAGACCTACACCCCGGGGCAGTGGGAGGCGGCGGGATGCCCGCGGCCGTAG
- the murA gene encoding UDP-N-acetylglucosamine 1-carboxyvinyltransferase, whose amino-acid sequence MPAAVAAAQSAPRRVRGSDRLLVRGGVALAGEIRISGAKNAALPVMIASLLADGPLTVGNIPHLHDVTTTMELLGRMGVELLVDERMNVEIDPRPIRSFVAPYELVKTMRASILVLGPLLARYGRADVSLPGGCAIGSRPVNLHIEGLRAMGAEIDVEGGYIRARARRLRGARIVLDLVTVTGTENLMMAATLAEGTTVIENAAREPEVVDLANCLRAMGARIEGAGTDTIVVEGVETLQGASHRILPDRIETGTYLVAAAMTGGRVRLKDTRADILDAVLAKLREAGAEIRTGEDWIELDMQGRRPRAVDVSTAPYPAFPTDMQAQFTALNAIAEGVGTVTETVFENRFMHVPELQRMGADIRLKGNVAICRGVERLTGAPVMATDLRASASLVLAGLVADGETLVDRIYHIDRGYHCIEEKLQQLGARIRRIAG is encoded by the coding sequence ATGCCCGCGGCCGTAGCGGCGGCGCAGAGCGCCCCGCGTCGCGTGCGCGGCAGCGACCGGCTGCTGGTGCGGGGCGGCGTCGCCCTCGCCGGCGAGATCCGCATCTCCGGGGCGAAGAACGCGGCCCTCCCGGTGATGATCGCCTCGCTGCTCGCCGACGGCCCGCTCACGGTGGGCAACATCCCCCACCTTCACGACGTCACCACCACGATGGAGCTGCTCGGGCGCATGGGCGTGGAGCTGCTGGTGGACGAGCGCATGAACGTGGAGATCGACCCGCGCCCGATCCGCTCCTTCGTCGCCCCCTACGAGCTGGTCAAGACCATGCGCGCCTCGATTCTGGTGCTGGGGCCGCTGCTTGCGCGCTACGGGCGGGCCGACGTCTCGCTCCCAGGGGGCTGCGCCATCGGCTCGCGCCCGGTGAACCTGCACATCGAGGGGCTGCGGGCCATGGGGGCGGAGATCGACGTGGAGGGCGGCTACATCCGCGCCCGCGCCCGCCGCCTGCGGGGGGCGCGCATCGTCCTGGACCTGGTCACGGTGACCGGCACCGAGAATCTCATGATGGCCGCCACCCTCGCCGAGGGGACCACCGTGATCGAGAACGCCGCGCGCGAGCCCGAGGTGGTGGATCTCGCCAACTGCCTGCGGGCCATGGGCGCGCGCATCGAGGGCGCCGGCACCGACACCATCGTCGTCGAGGGGGTGGAGACGCTGCAGGGGGCGAGCCACCGCATCCTCCCCGACCGCATCGAGACCGGCACCTATCTCGTCGCCGCCGCCATGACCGGCGGGCGCGTCCGGCTCAAGGACACCCGCGCCGACATCCTCGACGCGGTGCTCGCCAAGCTGCGCGAGGCCGGGGCCGAGATCCGCACGGGCGAGGACTGGATCGAGCTCGACATGCAGGGGCGCAGGCCGCGCGCGGTGGACGTCTCCACCGCACCCTACCCGGCGTTCCCCACCGACATGCAGGCGCAGTTCACGGCCCTGAACGCCATCGCCGAGGGGGTCGGGACGGTCACCGAGACGGTGTTCGAGAACCGCTTCATGCATGTTCCGGAGCTGCAGCGCATGGGCGCCGACATCCGCCTCAAGGGCAACGTCGCCATCTGCCGCGGGGTCGAGCGCCTGACCGGGGCGCCGGTGATGGCCACCGACCTTCGCGCCTCGGCGAGCCTCGTCCTCGCCGGGCTCGTCGCCGACGGCGAGACCCTCGTCGACCGCATCTACCACATCGACCGCGGCTACCACTGCATCGAGGAGAAGCTCCAGCAGCTGGGGGCGCGCATCCGCCGCATCGCGGGCTGA
- the hisG gene encoding ATP phosphoribosyltransferase, with protein sequence MQALTIALAKGRILREALPLLAAAGIEPAEDLARSRRLIVETTRPGVRLVVVRAADVPAYVEHGGAHLGVTGADVLMEHGAETLYEPVDLGIARCRLMVAAPAGRLLPPGRLRVATKYPRIARRHFAAEGRHVDLIKLYGSMELAPLVGMADCIVDLVETGRTLAANGLEPRALVAEISARLVVNRAAHKLHHPRVEALVARIAQAAAGRARGETA encoded by the coding sequence GTGCAGGCGCTGACCATCGCGCTGGCCAAGGGGCGCATCCTCCGCGAGGCCCTCCCCCTCCTGGCCGCGGCCGGGATCGAGCCGGCCGAGGACCTCGCGCGCAGCCGCCGCCTGATCGTGGAGACCACCCGCCCGGGGGTGCGGCTGGTGGTGGTGCGGGCCGCCGACGTGCCGGCCTACGTGGAGCACGGCGGCGCCCATCTCGGCGTCACCGGCGCCGATGTCCTCATGGAACACGGCGCCGAGACCCTCTACGAGCCGGTGGACCTCGGCATCGCCCGCTGCCGCCTGATGGTGGCGGCGCCGGCGGGGCGGCTCCTGCCGCCGGGGCGGCTGCGGGTGGCCACCAAGTACCCCCGCATCGCGCGCCGCCACTTCGCCGCCGAGGGCCGGCACGTGGACCTGATCAAGCTCTACGGCTCCATGGAGCTCGCGCCGCTGGTGGGCATGGCCGACTGCATCGTGGATCTGGTGGAGACGGGGCGGACGCTCGCCGCCAACGGGCTCGAGCCGCGCGCGCTGGTGGCCGAGATCAGCGCCCGCCTGGTGGTGAACCGCGCCGCGCACAAGCTGCACCATCCGCGGGTGGAGGCGCTGGTGGCCCGGATCGCGCAGGCCGCGGCGGGCCGCGCACGGGGGGAGACGGCATGA
- the hisD gene encoding histidinol dehydrogenase, translated as MAIRRLDSAAADFWRQLDALLAWESVADETVQAAVAEILAAVRARGDAALLEYTRRFDGVEAASVAELEIPQARLQAALEAVSPELREALESAAARIRAYAERQRLASWRYEEADGTVLGQRVTPLDRVGLYVPGGKAAYPSSVLMNAVPARVAGVGELVMVSPTPRGEVNELVLAAAAVAGVDRCFAVGGAQAVAALAYGTETIPAVDKIVGPGNIYVAAAKRAVFGTVGIDMVAGPSEILVICDGATDPEWVAMDLFSQAEHDEDAQAILVSPDRAFLDAVAEAVGRLLPAQPRRAIIERSLGARGALIAVRDLEEAAAVANRIAPEHLELSVADPEPLLARIRHAGAVFLGRYTAEAVGDYCAGPNHVLPTSRTARFSSPLGVYDFQKRTSIIGCSPEGAARLGRTAAVLARGEGLEAHARSAELRGGGDG; from the coding sequence ATGGCGATCCGCAGGCTCGATTCCGCGGCGGCCGACTTCTGGCGGCAGCTCGACGCCCTCCTGGCCTGGGAGTCGGTGGCCGACGAGACGGTGCAGGCCGCGGTGGCGGAGATCCTCGCCGCGGTGCGCGCCCGCGGGGACGCCGCGCTGCTCGAGTACACGCGGCGCTTCGACGGCGTGGAGGCGGCCTCGGTGGCCGAGCTCGAGATCCCGCAGGCCCGCCTGCAGGCGGCGCTGGAGGCCGTCTCACCCGAGCTTCGGGAGGCCCTGGAGAGCGCCGCCGCGCGCATCCGCGCCTACGCCGAGCGGCAGCGGCTCGCGTCCTGGCGCTACGAGGAGGCCGACGGCACGGTGCTGGGGCAGCGGGTGACGCCGCTCGACCGCGTCGGCCTCTACGTGCCCGGGGGCAAGGCCGCCTATCCCTCCTCGGTGCTCATGAACGCGGTGCCGGCGCGGGTCGCCGGCGTCGGCGAGCTGGTGATGGTCTCGCCGACGCCGCGGGGCGAGGTCAACGAGCTGGTGCTCGCCGCGGCCGCGGTGGCCGGGGTCGACCGCTGCTTCGCCGTCGGCGGGGCCCAGGCGGTGGCGGCGCTCGCCTACGGCACCGAGACCATCCCCGCCGTGGACAAGATCGTCGGTCCCGGCAACATCTACGTCGCCGCCGCCAAGCGCGCCGTCTTCGGCACCGTGGGCATCGACATGGTGGCCGGGCCGTCGGAGATCCTGGTGATCTGCGACGGCGCCACCGACCCCGAGTGGGTGGCCATGGACCTCTTCTCCCAGGCCGAGCACGACGAGGACGCCCAGGCCATCCTGGTCAGCCCCGACCGGGCGTTTCTCGACGCGGTGGCCGAGGCCGTCGGGCGGCTGCTGCCGGCCCAGCCGCGCCGCGCCATCATCGAGCGCTCCCTCGGCGCGCGCGGGGCGCTCATCGCCGTGCGCGACCTCGAGGAGGCGGCGGCGGTGGCCAACCGCATCGCCCCCGAGCACCTCGAGCTCTCGGTGGCCGATCCCGAACCGCTCCTTGCGCGCATCCGCCATGCCGGGGCGGTCTTCCTCGGCCGCTACACCGCGGAGGCCGTGGGCGACTACTGCGCCGGGCCCAACCACGTGCTGCCCACCTCCCGCACCGCGCGCTTCTCCTCGCCGCTGGGGGTCTACGACTTCCAGAAGCGCACCAGCATCATCGGCTGCTCGCCGGAGGGGGCGGCGCGGCTCGGACGCACGGCGGCGGTGCTCGCCCGCGGCGAGGGGCTCGAGGCCCACGCCCGCTCCGCGGAGCTTCGGGGCGGCGGCGATGGCTGA
- the hisC gene encoding histidinol-phosphate transaminase, translating into MAEAAPRVTAVIREEIRALAAYHVPPAQGLVKLDAMENPYTWPPEMVAEWLRLLERVAVNRYPDPGAEALKARLREAMGVPEGAGILLGNGSDEIIQILALAAGGPRRAVVAPEPGFVMYRMIATFCGLGYRGVPLRAEDFALDVGAMRAALREARPALVFLAAPNNPTGNLFDEAALRAVIEAAPGLVVVDEAYAPFADFTAMGWLAEYPHLLVMRTVSKLGLAGLRLGLLAGDPAWIAELEKVRLPYNVNVLTQVSAEFALRHGEVFAAQTAAIRAERARLHGALAAVAGVRVWPSRANFLLFRVPAGRAGEVFEGLRTRGVLVKNLDGSHPLLADCLRVTVGRPEENDAFLAALEAVLGA; encoded by the coding sequence ATGGCTGAGGCGGCACCGCGCGTGACGGCGGTCATCCGCGAGGAGATCCGCGCCCTTGCCGCCTACCACGTGCCGCCGGCACAGGGACTGGTCAAGCTCGACGCCATGGAGAACCCCTACACCTGGCCGCCGGAGATGGTGGCCGAGTGGCTGCGCCTGCTGGAGCGGGTGGCGGTGAACCGCTACCCGGACCCCGGCGCCGAGGCCCTCAAGGCGCGCCTGCGCGAGGCCATGGGTGTGCCCGAAGGCGCCGGCATCCTGCTCGGCAACGGCTCCGACGAGATCATCCAGATCCTCGCCCTCGCCGCCGGTGGGCCGCGGCGGGCGGTGGTGGCGCCGGAGCCGGGCTTCGTCATGTACCGCATGATCGCCACCTTCTGCGGGCTGGGTTACCGCGGCGTGCCGCTGCGGGCCGAGGACTTCGCCCTGGACGTGGGCGCGATGCGCGCGGCGCTGCGGGAGGCGCGCCCGGCGCTGGTCTTTCTCGCCGCGCCCAACAACCCCACCGGCAACCTCTTCGACGAGGCCGCGCTGCGGGCGGTGATCGAGGCCGCGCCGGGGCTGGTGGTGGTGGACGAGGCCTATGCGCCCTTCGCCGACTTCACGGCCATGGGATGGCTGGCCGAATACCCGCACCTGCTGGTGATGCGCACGGTGTCGAAGCTGGGGCTGGCGGGGCTGCGGCTCGGGCTGCTGGCGGGCGATCCGGCCTGGATCGCGGAGCTCGAGAAGGTGCGCCTGCCCTACAACGTCAACGTCCTCACCCAGGTGAGCGCCGAGTTCGCGCTCCGCCACGGCGAGGTCTTCGCCGCCCAGACCGCCGCCATCCGCGCCGAGCGGGCGCGTCTGCACGGGGCCCTGGCGGCGGTGGCGGGGGTGCGGGTCTGGCCGAGCCGGGCCAACTTCCTCCTCTTCCGGGTGCCGGCCGGACGGGCGGGCGAGGTCTTCGAGGGGCTGCGCACGCGCGGCGTCCTGGTCAAGAACCTCGACGGCAGCCACCCGCTGCTGGCCGACTGCTTGCGCGTGACCGTGGGCAGGCCGGAGGAGAACGACGCCTTCCTCGCCGCCCTCGAGGCGGTGCTCGGCGCCTGA
- the dsrE2 gene encoding sulfur carrier protein DsrE2, producing MSDTKKLAIIATKGSLDWAYPPFILASTAAALGYEVQIFFTFYGLQLLRKKLDLQVTPLGNPGMPMPLGMDKWFPVALTALPGMQGMMTAMMKQKLKSKGVASIEELRELCQEAEVKLIACQMTVDLFDFTPDEFIDGIEYGGAATFFEFAGESDICLFI from the coding sequence ATGTCCGACACCAAGAAGCTGGCCATCATCGCCACCAAGGGGTCCCTCGACTGGGCCTATCCGCCCTTCATCCTCGCCTCCACCGCAGCCGCCCTCGGCTACGAGGTGCAGATCTTCTTCACCTTCTACGGCCTGCAGCTGCTGCGCAAGAAGCTGGACCTGCAGGTGACGCCGCTCGGCAACCCCGGCATGCCCATGCCCCTGGGCATGGACAAGTGGTTCCCGGTGGCGCTGACGGCCCTGCCCGGCATGCAGGGCATGATGACGGCGATGATGAAGCAGAAGCTCAAGTCCAAGGGCGTGGCCAGCATCGAGGAGCTGCGCGAGCTCTGCCAGGAGGCCGAGGTCAAGCTCATCGCCTGCCAGATGACGGTGGACCTCTTCGACTTCACGCCCGACGAGTTCATCGACGGCATCGAGTACGGCGGCGCCGCCACCTTCTTCGAGTTCGCGGGCGAATCCGACATCTGCCTCTTCATCTGA
- a CDS encoding sulfurtransferase TusA family protein: MTQFDQELDATGLNCPLPILRTKKTLATMQSGQVLRVIATDPGSVKDFDAFAKQTGNELLESGEEGGKYYFLIKKA; the protein is encoded by the coding sequence ATGACCCAGTTCGACCAGGAGCTCGACGCCACCGGCCTCAACTGCCCGCTGCCCATCCTGCGCACCAAGAAGACCCTCGCCACCATGCAGAGCGGGCAGGTGCTGCGCGTCATCGCCACCGACCCGGGCTCGGTGAAGGACTTCGACGCCTTCGCGAAGCAGACCGGCAACGAGCTGCTGGAGTCCGGCGAGGAGGGCGGCAAGTACTATTTCCTGATCAAGAAGGCCTGA